The genome window CATCGTCTCGACACCGCCGCCGCCGAAGCCGTCGAATTCCGCCGGCACCGGCAGCCCCAGCACGCCGACGGACGCCAGCCCTTCCCAGGCGAGCGGGCTGTAGCCCACGCGCGAGGCGATGATTTCCTTTCTCGTCTCGAAGCTGTAGTTCTTCTCGAGGAACTTGCGGATGGAGTCCTGCAGCATTCGCTGCTCGTCCGTGTATTCGAAATCCATGATCGGCTCTGTGCGGGTGACGTGGATGAATGTGGCGCCCCGGGGGCGGTCTCACGCATGCGCGCGGGAGGCGCGCATGGTTCGGACCTTCGCTACAGCCCGAGAACGCTCTGCGCGATGATGTTGCGCTGGATCTCGTTGGACCCGCCGTAGATGCTCACCTTGCGATAGTTGAAATAGCGCGCGGCAAGAGGCGCGGCGTAGTCGGGGCCCACCCGTTCGCCCAGCCAGTGATCGCTCCACTGGGCGGGCAGATGCGGCAGCGCGTAGGGCCCCACCGCTTCCATCATGAGTTCGGTGAGCGCCTGCTGGATCTCCGTCCCCTTGATCTTGAGGATGGAGGCTTCAGGCCCCAGCGGCTTGCCTTGCCGGTCGGCCGACAGCACGCGCAGCACGGTGATCTCGAGCGCCATGATGTCGATCTCCACCCGGGCGATCTTGTCGCGGAACATGGGGCTCTCGATGAGCGGCCGGCCGCCCGAGCGTTCCTTCGACGCGATGGCCTTGAGGTAGGCGAGTTCCCGCTTGGACCGCGATACCGCCGCGATGCCGGTGCGCTCGTTGGAGAGCAGGAACTTGGCGTAGGTCCATCCGCGCCCCTCCTCCCCCACCAGGTTCTGCACCGGAACCTTCACGTCCTGCAGCCAGACCTCGTTCACCTCGTGCTCGCCGTCGAGCGTGATGATGGGACGCACTTCCAAGCCCGGCGTGCGCATGTCGATGAGGAGGAACGAGATGCCATCCTGCTTCTTGCCTTCGGCCGAGGTGCGCACCAGGCAGAACATCATGTCCGCGTATTGCGCCAGCGTGGTCCAGGTCTTCTGCCCGTTCACGATGTAGTAGTCGCCCTCGCGAACGGCGCGTGTCCGCAGCGATGCGAGATCGGATCCGGAACCCGGTTCGGAATAGCCCTGGCACCACCAGTCCTCGGAGGAGAGGATGCGCGGCAGGTAATGCTGCTTCTGCCACGGTGAGCCGAACGTGTAGATCACCGGACCGACCATGTAGACGCCGAACGCGATGACGGGCGGCGCGCCGGCCGCTGCGCTTTCTTCCTCCAGGATGTGCCGCTGCACCGGGTTCCAGCCGCAGCCGCCATGCTCCACCGGCCAGTGCGGCGCAATCCAGCCCTGGGCATGCAGGATCTTCTGCCAGGTGACGTAGTCTTCCTTGGACAGACGCTTGTGTTCGATCACCTTGCGCGACAGTTCGTGCGGAAGGTTCGCCTTGATGAATGCGCGGACTTCGTCGCGGAAGGCGATCTCGTCCGGTGTGAAATTGAGATCCATGGCTCGTCGTCTCCTACACCTGCGTGAGGCGGAAACCCGCACGCGGAAAATGCACGTTCACTTCCCCAGCCGCGGGCTCTCCGCGACGCAGAATGACCCTCTGGGCGCTGCACGCCACGAGATACCCTGTCACCGGTTCCTTGCCGTAGTCGTCTGCGGCCACCGTCACGCGCTGACCGATCTCCATTCCGGCGGGCAACTCGGGATGCGTGGGTTCGACCGGCCGCGGCACGGATTCCCGGGCTGTACGGAGAGCATCCTTCGCATCGAACTCCGCGGGTGCGCCGTGACCGAACGCGCTCATCCGCTCGACCCAGGCGCGCACCCGCGGGGTGTCGTCCAGCAACCCCAGTTCGGGCACCCGGTTGCGCAGCATCCAGACCGGACCCCACACACAGAAATCGGCGTAGGTCGGCGTGTCGCCCAGCATGAATCCGCAGCCGTCTTCCAGCGTGTTCTCGAGCCAGAACAGATGAGCACGAAGCTGAGCCCGGATGTGCGTCTGATCGGCGGCATATCGATCGATGTCGATGGCACCGCCCGAGAACCGGTGCCGGTCGTCGCGAAGCTCTTGCGGCGCCGTATGGCCGTGCGTGCCGAACACCACGCCGACGACGTCGAAGAAGAGTGTCCGGTCGGCCCAGGCGCCCATCACGGTGGTGCGCCCCTTGTCGCGGGCGGGAAACAGCGCCGGGCCGGGCCGCAGGCGTTCCAGTTCCCGCGCGATGCACGCGCTGTCACAGAAAACATCCGCGCCGATCTGCATGACGGGGGTCCGGCGGTAGCCCCCCGTGAGTGCCGTGAGGTCGGGCTTGGGCATCCAGCGCGGAATCGTCACCGAACGCCAGGCAAGCCCCTTGAACCCCAGCATGAGGCGCACTTTCTCCGCGAACGGCGAGGCTGGATAGTGGTGCAGGATGACTTCGGACATGTTCTTGGACACCGGCCCTGGCCGGGGACGTGGTGGCACGGACCGGAGGACGAACCGCCCCGGCGGATCGTCGCTCGCCGGAACGCTCCCGGTCCGCCGCGGCGGACCACCGCGGGGCGCCATGCACCGCCAGCACTCGGGAGGCACTCCAGTGGGGCGATGATAGCTCGTGGGGGTGGGCGGGGCTATACTCGGCAGTTCTCGACGTGTCGCCGCTCCCGTCCGTCGACGGGGCTCTCTGGAGAACGCAGCCGATGAACATCCGCGACCTGATCCCCGAAACCCTGCAAGACCTCAACATGGACCCGCTGTGGCTTCCGTTCACGGCGAACCGGCAGTTCAAGCAGCAGCCTCGCCTGCTCGTATCGGCGAAGGACATGCATTACACGGCCATCGACGGCCGGCAGATTCTCGATGGCATCGCCGGGCTCTGGGCGGTGAACGGGGGCCACTGCCGTGCGCCGATCGTGGACGCCATCAAGCGCCAGGCCGAAAACGTCGACTACGTCACGGGTTTCCAGCTGCATCACCCGGCCGCCTTCGTGGCTGCGGAACGCCTCGTGCGCATCACCCCGCAAGGCATGGGTCACGCGTTCTTCGTCAATTCGGGTTCCGAGGCGGTCGACACGGCTCTGAAGATGGCTCTTGCCTACCACCGCGCTCGCGGCGAGGGAACCCGTACGCGGTTCATAGGCAGGGAACGCGGCTATCACGGCGTGGGCTTCGGCGGCATCTCCGTCGGCGGCATGGTCGCCAACCGCAAGGTCTTCGCCGGCAGCCTGCTGCCGAATGTGGACCACCTGCCCCACACGCACAACCTGAGCGCCAATGCCTATTCCCGCGGTCAGCCGGAGTGGGGCGCGCATCTCGCCGAATCGCTGGAACAGCTCGTGGCGCTGCACGACGCGTCGAACATCGCGGCCGTCATCGTCGAGCCGGTGGCGGGTTCCACCGGCGTGCTGGTGCCGCCCAAGGGTTATCTGGAGAAACTGAGAGAGATCTGCACGCGCCACGGCATCCTCCTCATTTTCGACGAGGTCATCACGGGCTTCGGCCGCACCGGCAAGGCCTTCGCCGCGCAGACGTTCGGCGTAACGCCGGACATGATCACCTGCGCGAAGGCGCTCACGAACGCCGCCGTGCCCATGGGCGCCGTCATCGTCAGGAACGAGATCTACGACACGTTCATGACCGGTCCGGCCAACGCGATCGAGTTCTATCACGGGTACACCTACTCCGGTCATCCGCTGGCGGCCGCTGCAGCCGTGGCGACGCTGGATCTGTTCGCTTCCGAGGGGCTGTTCGAGCGTGCCGAATCGTTGTCGAAGTACTGGGAGGATGCGGTCCACTCGCTCAAGGGCATGCCCCACGTCATCGACATCCGCAATATCGGTCTCGTGGCGGGCATCGAGCTCGAACCCATGCCGGGCAAGCCGACCGCGCGAGCGTTCGAGGCATTCCTGCGGGCTTACGAGAAGGGCGTGCTCATCCGCACCACCGGCGACACCATCGCGATGTCCCCGCCGCTCATCATCGAGAAGAATCAGATCGACCAGATCCTGGAGACCGTGCGGGACGTGCTGAAAACGCTGCCGTAACGGGGAACGTCGCATTCCTCCCACCCCATGAAAGTCATCATCGCCCAGCTGCAGCACGAGACGAACACCTTTTCCCCTGTGCCCACCCCCTGGGAATCCTTCGGTGGCCATGGGGGGCCTGCTCTCGGTCAGGCCGCATTCGACGCCATGAAGGACACGCGGCTGCCCATGGCGGCCTTCATTCACCTGGCACAGGCGGAGGGTGCGCGGATCGTGACGCCGTTCGCGGCCTGGGCCAATCCCAGCGGTCCGGTGGATGGCGCGGCCTACGACCGGTTCTGCGAGATCCTCTGCAACGAGATCGCGAAGGGGTGCGACGCGATCTTCCTCGACCTGCACGGCGCCATGGTGGTGGCCGACCGCACGGACGATGGCGAAGGCACGCTGCTCGAGCGGGTGCGGGCCGTGGCTCCGACTGCACCTCTGGCGGTGTCGCTGGACCTGCACGCCAACGTGACGGACGCCATGGTCCGCAACGCGACGGTCATCGCCGGGTACAAGACGTATCCGCACGTGGATCAGTACGAAGCCGGGCACCTCGCCGGCAGCATCCTGTGGCGTGCCATCAAGGGCGAGGTGAAGCCCGTCATGGCCTGGGGCAACCGGCCTTTGCTGGCACACACGCTCAGGCAGAACACGAACGAGGGGCCGAACAAGGAATTCACGGACGCGGCGCGCGAGGCCGAACGGCGCGGACTGCTCGCGGCCTCCTCTTTCGGCGGTTTTCAGCAGGCGGACATCCGCGATGCCGGAATCAGCGTCGTCACCGTCGCGGACGGCAATGCGCAGCAAGCCCGGGACGAGTGCGAACGGATTCTCGACATTGCCTGGGCCCGCAAGGAAGATTTCATCTACCGGGGCCGGCCGCTGGCGGACGCGCTGACAGAAGCCAAGCTGGCTGACGAACACGGCGGGCCGATCCTGCTGCTCGATCACGCCGACAACTGTGCGTCAGGTGCGAACCAGGACACCATGTGCTGCGGGGAGGCGCTCGCCGCCGGGCTCACGGGCATTGCGGTCGGCCCGACGCGGGATCCGGAAGCCGTCGCCCGCATGATCGAGGCCGGCGTCGGGGCCACGGTCACCCTGGACATCGGCGGCAAGATGGACATGCCGGCCATCGGGCGCAAGGGAGAACCGCTGCGTCTGACCGGCGTCGTTCGTGCCATCACCGATGGGGAAGTACACGGTGACGGGCCCGCAGTTCACCGGAATGCGCTGCTACATGGGGCGGACGGCCGTGCTGGACACCGGCGCTGCGGAGATCGTCTTGATCGAGCGCAACCAGGAGCCCTGGGACCGCGCGGTATTCACCAGCGTGGGCATCGACCCGACCCGCAAGCGCTTCCTCCTGCTCAAGTCACGGATGTACTTCCGGCCGGTGTTCCTGCCGATCGCCAGGGGAATGGTCTTCTGCGACGCACCCGGTGTGGGAACGTCGGACTGGACGGCCTTCGAGTACAGGAAGCTCCGCCGCCCGATCTACCCCCTGGACGAGTTTCCGGCCGGGCATCGTTGAATTGGCCGGCCCGGCACTTCCTGTCGACGATGGCAGGGGGTCGGATGTTCGCACCGCCCGACCACCGTCAGGCCCCGGCCATTCGAGACATTTCTCGTGCGCGAGCCTCGTAACGCCGGGCTGCCTTTGTCACAATCGCGTCCAGGCAAGGACCGATCAGTGCACGCGGGTCGCGCACAGGAATCAGACTTTCCCCGGGACAGGACCGGGAAGAAGATCGTGAACAGCCCGCCCTCCCCATCCTCATAGACCCATCGCCAGTAACCTATCGCCCAACCATGAACAGCCCTCTCGACGCCAATCTCAAGATCAAGGACATCCCCCACTGGATCAACGGCCGCGAAGCCCCGGGCACCAGCGGTCGCCCGGCCCACGCGTTCGACCCCGCTCGCGGAGTGGTGACGGGCCGCGCGGCGCTGGCGTCGAACGAAGAGGTGGATGCCGCGGTCCGGAACGCGAAGGCCGCATTCCCGGCCTGGGCCGCAACGCCCCCGCTCAAGCGCGCGCGGGTGATGTTCAAGTACAAGGATCTGCTCGAACAGCACATGGACGAGCTGGCCGCGATTCTCACGGCCGAGCACGGCAAGGTGTTCTCGGACGCCAAGGGCGAGGTCATCCGCGGGCTCGAGGTCGTGGAGTTCGCCTGTGGCATTCCGCAACTGCTCAAGGGCGAATTCACGGAACAGATCGGTTCCGGCATCGATTCGTGGTCCGTCCGCCAGCCGCTGGGCGTGTGCGCGGGCATCACGCCCTTCAACTTCCCGGCCATGGTCCCGATGTGGATGTATCCGGTGGCGCTCGCCTGCGGCAACTGCTTCATCCTGAAGCCGTCCGAGCGCGATCCCTCCGCCAGTCTCCTGATGGCGAGGCTGCTCAAACGAAGCGGGCCTTCCCGACGGCGTGTTCAACGTCATCCAGGGCGACAAGACGGCCGTGGACGCGCTGCTCGCTCATCCGGACGTGGCGGCGGTGAGCTTCGTGGGCTCCACGCCCATCGCGAAGTACATCTATGAAACCGGGGCGAAGAACGGCAAGCGCGTGCAGGCGCTGGGCGGTGCAAAGAACCACCTCGTCGTGATGCCCGACGCGGACCTCGACCAGGCGGTGGATGCCCTGATGGGTGCGGCTTACGGAGCGGCGGGCGAGCGTTGCATGGCCATTTCGGTGGCCGTGGCCGTGGGTGGGGTCGCCGATGCTGGTCGAACGCCTGGCCCAGCGTGCTCGCGCGCTGAAGATCAATCAGGGCATGGACCCGGCGGCGGAAATGGGGCCGCTGGTCACGTCCCAGCACCTGGGCACGGTCACCGGTTACGTCGACAAGGGCGTGAGCGAAGGCGCGAAACTCGTGGTGGACGGGCGCGGGTTGAAGCCGGCGGGTTGCGAGAACGGCTTCTTCCTCGGAGGCTGCCTGTTCGACGATGTGAAGCCCGGAATGACCATCTATCGCGAAGAGATCTTCGGGCCGGTGCTGTCGGTGGTGCGCGTCGACGACTTCGAACAGGCGCTGACGCTCATCAACGAGCACGAATTCAGCAACGGCGTGTCCATCTTCACGCGCGATGGCGATGCTGCGCGAGAGTTTGCCAATCGCGTGCAGATCGGCATGGTGGGCATCAACGTGCCCATTCCGGTGCCCATGGCGTTCCACAGCTTCGGCGGCTGGAAGAACTCGCTGTTCGGCGACCACCACATGTACGGCCCCGAAGGCGTGCGTTTCTTCACGCGCATGAAGACCATCACCAGCCGGTGGCCCGCCGGCATCCGCGCGGGCGCCGAATTCGTCATGCCGACGATGAAATAGCCAGCCCCGGTACTGCGGAGAGTCAGATGGCCCGTATTCAATCGATCGAACGCCTGACGGAGATCATCGGCTCGCCCAAGCCTGCGGTCGCGAAGAAATTCAACGACCGGCTCACGCCACAGGCACAGGCATTTCTCTCCCGCAGTCCGCTGGCGTTCATCGCCACCGTGGATCCGGGTGGCCAGCCGATGGTCTCGCCCAAGGGCGACGTTCCGGGCTTTCTGCAAGTGGAAGACGACAGGACCGTGCTGCTGCCCGAGCGTCATGGCAACAAGCTGGTCTACACGCTCCGGAACATCCTGGACAACGGCCGCGTGGCCATCACCGCGGTAGTCCCGGGAACCGGTGAGACACTCAGGATCGAAGGTGCGGCCGAACTGGACGACGATCCGGCGCTGTGCGCCCGCCACGGGGCTCGCGGCCGGGATGCGCTGCTGCTGATGCGCATCCGTGTCCACCGCTGTTACTTCCACTGCGCGAAATCCATTCTTCGCAGCGACGTGTGGATTCCCGGTTCCTGGCCGGATCCGATTGCCATCTCCTTCGGCCGCGAGATCGCGGCCAACCGGGGACTGCCGGAGTGCGATGTGGACTCGTTCGACGCAGGCGTGCGCGAACGGTATCGGACGGATCTCTGACGCCCGGGGAAAACGCGAGACTTGAAGCGGCCCGCAGACGGGTAGTGGAACGAAGAAAGGCCGCCCAAGGGCGGCCTTTCATGCTTCCGTGCGACAGCGTCAGCTCAGCGGCACCGGCACGAAGAATCTCGCATCGTTTCGCTGAACCAGAATCGCCACGCGGTCCCGGGAGTGTTCGATAAGGCTGCGCAGCTTCTCCGGAGAATCCACCGGCTCGCTG of Betaproteobacteria bacterium contains these proteins:
- a CDS encoding acyl-CoA dehydrogenase family protein produces the protein MDLNFTPDEIAFRDEVRAFIKANLPHELSRKVIEHKRLSKEDYVTWQKILHAQGWIAPHWPVEHGGCGWNPVQRHILEEESAAAGAPPVIAFGVYMVGPVIYTFGSPWQKQHYLPRILSSEDWWCQGYSEPGSGSDLASLRTRAVREGDYYIVNGQKTWTTLAQYADMMFCLVRTSAEGKKQDGISFLLIDMRTPGLEVRPIITLDGEHEVNEVWLQDVKVPVQNLVGEEGRGWTYAKFLLSNERTGIAAVSRSKRELAYLKAIASKERSGGRPLIESPMFRDKIARVEIDIMALEITVLRVLSADRQGKPLGPEASILKIKGTEIQQALTELMMEAVGPYALPHLPAQWSDHWLGERVGPDYAAPLAARYFNYRKVSIYGGSNEIQRNIIAQSVLGL
- a CDS encoding glutathione S-transferase family protein; this encodes MSEVILHHYPASPFAEKVRLMLGFKGLAWRSVTIPRWMPKPDLTALTGGYRRTPVMQIGADVFCDSACIARELERLRPGPALFPARDKGRTTVMGAWADRTLFFDVVGVVFGTHGHTAPQELRDDRHRFSGGAIDIDRYAADQTHIRAQLRAHLFWLENTLEDGCGFMLGDTPTYADFCVWGPVWMLRNRVPELGLLDDTPRVRAWVERMSAFGHGAPAEFDAKDALRTARESVPRPVEPTHPELPAGMEIGQRVTVAADDYGKEPVTGYLVACSAQRVILRRGEPAAGEVNVHFPRAGFRLTQV
- a CDS encoding aspartate aminotransferase family protein, with product MNIRDLIPETLQDLNMDPLWLPFTANRQFKQQPRLLVSAKDMHYTAIDGRQILDGIAGLWAVNGGHCRAPIVDAIKRQAENVDYVTGFQLHHPAAFVAAERLVRITPQGMGHAFFVNSGSEAVDTALKMALAYHRARGEGTRTRFIGRERGYHGVGFGGISVGGMVANRKVFAGSLLPNVDHLPHTHNLSANAYSRGQPEWGAHLAESLEQLVALHDASNIAAVIVEPVAGSTGVLVPPKGYLEKLREICTRHGILLIFDEVITGFGRTGKAFAAQTFGVTPDMITCAKALTNAAVPMGAVIVRNEIYDTFMTGPANAIEFYHGYTYSGHPLAAAAAVATLDLFASEGLFERAESLSKYWEDAVHSLKGMPHVIDIRNIGLVAGIELEPMPGKPTARAFEAFLRAYEKGVLIRTTGDTIAMSPPLIIEKNQIDQILETVRDVLKTLP
- a CDS encoding pyridoxamine 5'-phosphate oxidase family protein, producing MARIQSIERLTEIIGSPKPAVAKKFNDRLTPQAQAFLSRSPLAFIATVDPGGQPMVSPKGDVPGFLQVEDDRTVLLPERHGNKLVYTLRNILDNGRVAITAVVPGTGETLRIEGAAELDDDPALCARHGARGRDALLLMRIRVHRCYFHCAKSILRSDVWIPGSWPDPIAISFGREIAANRGLPECDVDSFDAGVRERYRTDL